The DNA window CGAGGCGCTGGCCGAGATCGACGCGCTGGCCGGGCAGGAGCGGGTACGGGCCGTCGGCGAGACCGGCCTCGACTACTTCCGTACCGGGCCGGAGGGCGTGGAGATCCAGCAGGAGTCCTTCCGCCGCCATATCGCCATCGCCAAGCGGCACTCCAAGGCCCTGGTCATCCATGACCGCGAGGCCCATGAGGACGTGCTGCGCATCCTGGAGGAGGAGGGCGCCCCCGAGCGGACCGTCTTCCACTGCTACTCCGGCGACGCCGAGATGGCCAAGACCTGCGCCGAGCGCGGCTACTACCTGTCCTTCGCCGGCAATGTCACCTTCAAGTCCGCCCAGCCGCTGCGGGACGCCCTCGCCGCCGCCCCGCTGGAGCTGCTGCTGGTCGAGACCGACGCCCCGTTCCTCACCCCCGCCCCGTACCGGGGCCGACCCAACGCCCCCTATCTGATCCCGGTCACCCTGCGTGCCATGGCCGGGGTCAAGGGCGTCACCGAGGACGAGCTCGCCGCGGCCGTCGCCGCCAACACCGCCCGGGCCTTCGACTACTGAGCGGGGCGTACGGCGCGGGCGGGGCGTACGGTGCGGGCGGGGCGCAGCCCGGAGGTCCGTACCCTAGGGGAGTGAGCACCAGTCCCAGCCAGACCCCCGGCAGCAGCCAGACCCCCGACGGCCCCGACGGCCCCGACGCCCCGGACAGTTCCGACAGCCATCTGCTCGGCCCCTCCGACGTCCGGGAGCTGGCCAAGGCCCTCGGCGTCCGGCCGACCAAGCAGCGCGGGCAGAACTTCGTCATCGACGCCAACACGGTCCGCCGCATCGTGCGCGCCGCCGAGGTCCGGCCGGAGGACGTGGTGCTGGAGGTCGGCCCCGGGCTGGGCTCCCTCACCCTGGCCCTGCTGGAGGCCGCCGACCGGGTCACCGCCGTGGAGATCGACCCGGTGCTGGCCGAGCACCTGCCCACCACCGTCGCCGCCCGGATGCCCGACCGGGCCGACCGGTTCACCCTGGTGCACGCCGACGCCATGGACGTCACCGAACTCCCCGGCCCGCCGCCCACCGCCCTGGTCGCCAACCTCCCCTACAACGTCGCCGTACCGGTCCTGCTGCACATGCTGGCGGCCTTCCCCAGCATCGACCGCAGCCTGGTCATGGTGCAGTCCGAGGTCGCCGACCGGCTCGCCGCCCGCCCCGGCAACAAGGTCTACGGCGTGCCCTCGGTCAAGGCCAACTGGTACGCCGAGGTGAAGCGGTCCGGCGCCATCGGCCGCAATGTCTTCTGGCCCGCCCCCAATGTCGACTCCGGCCTGGTCTCCCTGGTGCGGCGGGAGCCGCCGAAGACCACCGCCACCCGCGCGCAGGTCTTCGCCGTGGTCGACGCCGCCTTCGCCCAGCGCCGCAAGACGCTGCGCGCCGCCCTGGCCGGCTGGGCCGGCTCCCCCGCCGCCGCCGAGCAGGCGCTCGCCGCCGCCGGGGTGGACCACCGGCTGCGCGGCGAAGCCCTCACCGTCGAGCAGTTCGCCGCCATCGCCGAGCACCGGCCGACCCCGGCCTGACCCGCGCCCACAGCGCCCACAGGAGCCATGACCGTGCCCACCCCCCCGCAGTCCGTCACCGTGCGCGTGCCCGCCAAGGTCAATGTCCAGCTCGGGGTCGGCGGCCGACGCGCCGACGGCTTCCACGACCTGGCCAATGTCTTCTTCGCGGTCGCCCTCGGCGACGAGGTCACCGCCACCCCGGCCGACACCCTGCGGATCACCGTCTCCGGCCCCGACGCCGACCAGGTCCCGCTGGACGGCAGCAACCTGGCCGCCCGCGCCGCCCGGCTGCTCGCCCGCCGCCACGGCCGCCGACCCGACGTCCACCTGCACATCGCCAAGGAGATCCCGGTGGCCGGCGGCATGGCCGGCGGCAGCGCCGACGGCGCCGCCGCCCTGGTCGCCTGCGATGCGCTCTGGGGCACCGCCACCCCGTTCGGCACCCTGCTGGAACTGGCCGCCGAACTCGGCTCCGATGTGCCCTTCGCCCTGCTCGGCGGCGTCGCCCTGGGCCGGGGCCGGGGCGAGATCCTGGAACCCCTGCCGGCCGGCGGCACCTTCCACTGGGTCTTCGCCGTCGCCGACGGCGGCCTCTCCACCCCCGCCGTCTTCCGCGAGTGCGACCGGCTGCGCGACGAGGCCGGTACCGGCTCCGACACCGCCGCCGTCCCCGACCCCCAGCCCGACCCCGCCCTGCTGGACGCCCTCGCCGCCGGCGACCCGGTCGCCCTCGCAGCCGCCCTCGGCAACGACCTCCAGCCCGCCGCCCTCTCGCTGCGCCCCGCCCTCGCCGACACCCTCCGGGCCGGTGCCGACGGCGGCGCCCTCGGCACCCTGGTCTCCGGGTCCGGACCCACCTGCGCCTTCCTCACCAAGGACGCCGAGTCCGCCGCCACCGTCGCCGCCGCCCTCACCGCCTCCGGGACCTGCCGTTCCGTCCGGGTCACCCATGGCCCCGTCCCCGGCGCGACCGTCACCGGGCGGCGGTGAGCCGGGCGGCCGTGAGCCGGTAGGCACCGGAGGGCGCCCGAGGTGGCCCGGCCGTCCCGGCGACCCCACTACCCTGGTGCATCGGAAGAGCCCCAGCCAGCCCGAGTAGTCCCAGCAGTCCCGGCAGTCCCAGCAGTCCCCAGCCCACCCCAGGAGCGCAGCGCACGTGGCCGTCAACCTCGCCACTCTCGAAACCGTCGGCAAGGTCTACGGCACCCGTGCCCTCCTCGACGGCATCACCCTCGGCGTCAGCGAGGGCGACCGGATCGGCGTCGTCGGCCGCAACGGCGACGGCAAGACCACCCTGATCCGCATCCTCGCCAAGCTGGAGGACCCCGACGCGGGCCGCGTCGTCCACTCCGGCGGGCTGCGCCTCGGCGTCCTCACCCAGCACGACTCCCTCGACCCCGCCGCCACCGTCCGGCACGAGGTCGTCGGCGACCGCGCCGACCACGAGTGGGCCGGTGACGCCCGCATCCGCGACATCCTCACCGGCCTCTTCGGCGGCCTCGACCTGCCCGGCTTCCCCCAGGGCCTGGACACCGTCATCGGCCCGCTCTCCGGCGGCGAGCGGCGGCGCATCGCGCTCGCCAAGCTCCTGCTGGACGAGCAGGACCTGATCGTCCTGGACGAGCCCACCAACCACCTCGACGTCGAAGGCATCGCCTGGCTGGCCGACCACCTGCGGGCCCGCCGCTCCGCCCTGGTCTGCGTCACCCACGACCGCTGGTTCCTGGACCAGGTCTGCACCCGTATGTGGGACGTGCAGGGCGGTGCCGTCCACGAGTACGAGGGCGGCTACTCCGACTATGTCTTCGCCCGCGCCGAGCGGTCCCGGATCGCCGCCACCGAGGAGGTCAAGCGGCAGAACCTGGTCCGCAAGGAGCTGGCCTGGCTGCGCCGGGGCGCCCCAGCCCGCACCTCCAAGCCCCGGTTCCGCGTCGAGGCCGCCAATGAGCTGATCGCCGACGTGCCGCCGCCGCGCGACCGCAGCGAGCTGATGAAGTTCGCCAACTCCCGGCTCGGCAAGACCGTCTTCGAGCTGAAGGACGTCACCGTCCAGGCCGGTACCAAGACCCTCCTCGCCCACCTCACCTGGCAGCTCGGCCCCGGCGACCGGGTCGGCCTGCTGGGCGTCAACGGCTCCGGCAAGACCTCCCTGATGCGGGCGCTGGCCGAGGCCGCCGCCACCCAGGGCGAGAAGCAGCCCACCGGCGGCACCGTGAAGGTCGGCCGGACCGTCAAGCTCGCCTACCTCTCCCAGGAGGTCGCCGAACTCGACCCGGCCTGGCGCGTCCTGGAGGCCGTCGAGCGGGTCCGCCAGCGCGTCGACCTCGGCAAGGGCCGCGAACTCTCCGCCGGCCAGCTCTGCGAGCAGTTCGGCTTCGGCAAGGACAAGCAGTGGACGCCGGTCGGCGACCTCTCCGGTGGCGAGCGCCGCCGCCTCCAACTGCTGCGCCTGCTGATGGACGAGCCCAATGTGCTCTTCCTCGACGAGCCCACCAACGACCTGGACATCGAGACCCTCACCCAGCTGGAGGACCTCCTCGACGGCTGGCCCGGCTCCATGATCGTGGTCAGCCACGACCGCTACTTCATCGAGCGGACCACCGACACCCAGTACGCCCTGCTCGGCGACCGCACCCTGCGGATGCTCCCCGGCGGCGTCGACGAGTACCTTCAGCGCCGCGCCCGCATCGCCGAAGCAGCCTCCGCCGCCGCTGCCTCCGCCGCCCCGGCGGCCAAGCCCGTGGGCGACACCCGCGCGGCCAAGAAGGAGCTCCAGAAGATCGAGCGCCAACTCGCCAAGCTGGAGGAGCAGGAGGCCAAGCTGCACGCCCAGATGGCCGAGCACGCCACCGACTTCACCCGTATCGCCGAACTCGACACCCGCCTCCGCGCGGTCAAGGACGAGCGCGACGAGCTGGAGATGCGCTGGCTGGACCTGGCCGAGGACGTCTGACGGGGTAGCCCCAGTCGACGTATCCGTACCGGAACGACCCTTGCGCAGCCGGGGGCCTGACGGGAGGTCGGTCAGGCTGAGTAGGCTTGACCCAGGCGGACGCCGTCCCATGACGCCGACCGCCACAGGACGACCCATACCGAGACGACGGGCGATACGCACGGTGCTGTAGGGGTGTCGTGCACGGGGGAGGTGGACTGCGATGCAGATGATGATGGCCGACGGCGGTGGCTACCGTGCGCTGGCCGCATCCGTGGGCAGCAAGGCGTTCTCCACCGAGGTGGAGCATCTGCAGACCTTCAAGGACCGGGTGGACCAGATGCTGGCCGATCTCGACGACTCGGCCGCGAGTCCGAAGCGGATCGCCGACCAGCAGCTGACGGCGGGCCACCTGGGCTCCGACTTCGGCGAGGCGAGCGACCTCATGACGGCGTACACCACGGTGCACACCAACCTTGAGCAGCTGTCGAAGACGCTCGCGGACCAGATCGAGGCGATGAGCATCACCGTCGACGCCTCGCGCCGGGGTTACCAGAACGTGGACGAGGACCAGCTGCGCATGCTGTGGAAGATCCGCGACCGGACGGACGCCTCGTACAAGGCGAAGGGCCTCCCGGACACGCCTTCCACGGCGCCGTCGCCCGCGGCGACCACGACGGAGAACGGCTTCTGAGGGACGGGCTCGGCTGACCAGCGGGCAGCCGGCCCGGCAGCAACGGGGAAGGTGGGAACGAGGTGTTGGACGGCGGGGGAACGAACCCCTACAGCGCCAGGTCGAACTTCGAGGGGATGGACCACACCAGGCTCCACGGCATGGTGCAGAGCGCCGATCCGGTGACCGTGCTCGCGGTCTCGGACAAGCTCAAGGCCGCGAGCTCCACCATGAAGGAGATCGCGGATCAGCTCACCCATCACATGAACAACCTCGCCTGGGACGGCGACGCGGCCGACGCGTTCAAGGACTGGGGCCGGAAGGTCGCCAGCGCGACCGACGACCTGTCCCAGTACACCAAGACGGCCGGCGAGTTCATGCACAGTGCGGGCAGCACGCTGACCGAGGTGCGGTCGTCCATGCCGCCGGTGCCGGAGGACGACATCGCGCTGGTCCGGAAGTACCAGGCGCAGCCCAAGATCCTGCCCGGTGCCCTCTCCACCCCCGGCATCGTGGTCGGTGCCGAGGTGAGCCGGGTGCCCGGAGTGACCAACCCCAACTGGGTCACCGCCTCCGAGGCCCAGGCGGCGCAGACCCGGATCGACGACGCCCACCAGCAGGCCATCCGGCAGATGGAGAAGCTGGGCCAGTCGTACGAGATGTCCACGGACATCATGAGCACCGCCTCCACCCCGACCTTCCCGCCGACCCCGACCACGGTCATGCCGCCTCGGCCGGAGCCGTATGACGCGTCCGTCAATGTGCCGGTGGGCCCCTCGGGGAGCGGTGGCTCCACGGGCTCCGGCAGCGGCGGTGGAGGTCGCGTCCAGGGGACGACCCCCACCGTCCGCAGCGGCTCGACCGGCGGTGGCGGTGGCGGCCAGGTGGGCGGCACCGTCTCGGCTCCCCACTCGCCCGTGGTGGGAGGCGGCTCGGCCGCTCCCCTCGCGAGTACCGGAATCGACGGCGTCACCCTCGCGCCCAGGTCGCCCGACGTCACCAGCGGACCGCCTCCCGGCACGGGTGGCCAGGGGGGCGGTACGGTCACCGCCCCGCCGACCGGGCTCCCCGGTACGGGCGGGGCCCTCCCCGGAGGCGGCAGCACCCGTCCCGGGACGGGTTCGCTCAGGAACCCCGGTGGCGGTCGTGCGGTCGTGCCGGGCAGCACAGGAGGCTCCGGCAGAGGTGGAGGCGTCGGGGGCGGCGGCGGGGGCCGGGGAGGCTTCGGCGGCTCGGTCATCGGTGAGCGAGAGGGCGGCATCGCCGGTGGCACTGCCGGACGCCGTGGCGGCTACGGCGGCTCGGCGATCGGCGCCGGGGCGGCGGAGACACCCGGCGGGACGGCGGGTCGGGGCAGCGGCCTCGGCGGCAGCCGTGGTGGTTTCCCGGGCGGCGGTCGCGAGGTGGAGGGCGGCGCCATGGGTGGCGGAGCCGGCGCGGGCGGTGGCCTCGGGGGCGGTGCGGGCCGGGCGTCCGGGGCATCCTCGGGCCGCAGGCTCGCCATGGAAGAGGGCGGGATGGTCGGCGGACGCCGTGGCCCCGGCAACGGCGGCGAGTTCACCCCGGGTGGTTCCGGACTTCGTGCCCGGGCCGGGGGCGAAGCAGCGGCCGGCGACCGTGCCGGCCAGGGCATGCAGCCCGGTGGCGGTGCCGGCGCGGCAAGGAATTCCAAGGGCCGTCGCGGGCAGCGCCCCGACTACCTGCTGGAGGACGAGGAAACGTGGACCTCAGGAACGCCGGACAGTAATCCGACTGTGATTGAGTAAGGACCCGTGTCGGCTGCCCGATCCTGCGGGACCGGGCAGCCATGTCCGTCCGGGCCAGCATTCGGGCAAGACGCCGAGGAGAGTTGATGCTGCTATCGAGCAGGGGATCACGCAGGTGGGTCGCCGAGGTCTTGACTGTCGGCTCGCTGCTGCTCGGTAGCGGCTTGGCCGTTGTGCCTGCGAGCGCGGCCGATTCCATCCGGTCGAATCAGTGGTACCTCGACGCCATGCAGGCTCCGAACATGTGGAAGTCGTCCACGGGTAAAGGCGTGACCGTCGCAGTGATCGACACCGGCGTGAACGCGAACCACCCCGACCTGGTAGGGCAAGTGGAGGACGGAAAGAACTTCTCCGACCTCTCCGGTGGTTCCACCGTCGACGCGAAAGGCCATGGCACTGGCATCGCTGCGATGATCGCCGGGACCGGCAAGGGGCTCGGCGGAAAGGGCGGATATGGCCTCGCGCCCGAGGCCAAGATCCTTTCGGTGCGCGTCGGAGCCGTATCCGATAACGAGGCGGAACATGCGCCAGAATTCCTTGGACAGTTGAGCAAGGCGATTCGGTACGCTGCCGACAGTGACGCCAGGATTCTCAATATGTCGGTGGGATCCGGCGAGTCCGACGCAGAGCTTCAAAAAGCGGTCGACTATGCGATGTCAAA is part of the Peterkaempfera bronchialis genome and encodes:
- a CDS encoding WXG100 family type VII secretion target; translation: MDHTRLHGMVQSADPVTVLAVSDKLKAASSTMKEIADQLTHHMNNLAWDGDAADAFKDWGRKVASATDDLSQYTKTAGEFMHSAGSTLTEVRSSMPPVPEDDIALVRKYQAQPKILPGALSTPGIVVGAEVSRVPGVTNPNWVTASEAQAAQTRIDDAHQQAIRQMEKLGQSYEMSTDIMSTASTPTFPPTPTTVMPPRPEPYDASVNVPVGPSGSGGSTGSGSGGGGRVQGTTPTVRSGSTGGGGGGQVGGTVSAPHSPVVGGGSAAPLASTGIDGVTLAPRSPDVTSGPPPGTGGQGGGTVTAPPTGLPGTGGALPGGGSTRPGTGSLRNPGGGRAVVPGSTGGSGRGGGVGGGGGGRGGFGGSVIGEREGGIAGGTAGRRGGYGGSAIGAGAAETPGGTAGRGSGLGGSRGGFPGGGREVEGGAMGGGAGAGGGLGGGAGRASGASSGRRLAMEEGGMVGGRRGPGNGGEFTPGGSGLRARAGGEAAAGDRAGQGMQPGGGAGAARNSKGRRGQRPDYLLEDEETWTSGTPDSNPTVIE
- a CDS encoding TatD family hydrolase; the encoded protein is MSSKSAPPPLPEPLAVAVADSHTHLDMQQGTPEEGLAKAAAVGVTTVVQVGCDIPGSRWAAELAAAHESVWAAVALHPNEAPRIVLGDPDDWSGQRRAPGGANALDEALAEIDALAGQERVRAVGETGLDYFRTGPEGVEIQQESFRRHIAIAKRHSKALVIHDREAHEDVLRILEEEGAPERTVFHCYSGDAEMAKTCAERGYYLSFAGNVTFKSAQPLRDALAAAPLELLLVETDAPFLTPAPYRGRPNAPYLIPVTLRAMAGVKGVTEDELAAAVAANTARAFDY
- a CDS encoding 4-(cytidine 5'-diphospho)-2-C-methyl-D-erythritol kinase, translating into MTVPTPPQSVTVRVPAKVNVQLGVGGRRADGFHDLANVFFAVALGDEVTATPADTLRITVSGPDADQVPLDGSNLAARAARLLARRHGRRPDVHLHIAKEIPVAGGMAGGSADGAAALVACDALWGTATPFGTLLELAAELGSDVPFALLGGVALGRGRGEILEPLPAGGTFHWVFAVADGGLSTPAVFRECDRLRDEAGTGSDTAAVPDPQPDPALLDALAAGDPVALAAALGNDLQPAALSLRPALADTLRAGADGGALGTLVSGSGPTCAFLTKDAESAATVAAALTASGTCRSVRVTHGPVPGATVTGRR
- the rsmA gene encoding 16S rRNA (adenine(1518)-N(6)/adenine(1519)-N(6))-dimethyltransferase RsmA — encoded protein: MLGPSDVRELAKALGVRPTKQRGQNFVIDANTVRRIVRAAEVRPEDVVLEVGPGLGSLTLALLEAADRVTAVEIDPVLAEHLPTTVAARMPDRADRFTLVHADAMDVTELPGPPPTALVANLPYNVAVPVLLHMLAAFPSIDRSLVMVQSEVADRLAARPGNKVYGVPSVKANWYAEVKRSGAIGRNVFWPAPNVDSGLVSLVRREPPKTTATRAQVFAVVDAAFAQRRKTLRAALAGWAGSPAAAEQALAAAGVDHRLRGEALTVEQFAAIAEHRPTPA
- a CDS encoding ABC-F family ATP-binding cassette domain-containing protein; the protein is MAVNLATLETVGKVYGTRALLDGITLGVSEGDRIGVVGRNGDGKTTLIRILAKLEDPDAGRVVHSGGLRLGVLTQHDSLDPAATVRHEVVGDRADHEWAGDARIRDILTGLFGGLDLPGFPQGLDTVIGPLSGGERRRIALAKLLLDEQDLIVLDEPTNHLDVEGIAWLADHLRARRSALVCVTHDRWFLDQVCTRMWDVQGGAVHEYEGGYSDYVFARAERSRIAATEEVKRQNLVRKELAWLRRGAPARTSKPRFRVEAANELIADVPPPRDRSELMKFANSRLGKTVFELKDVTVQAGTKTLLAHLTWQLGPGDRVGLLGVNGSGKTSLMRALAEAAATQGEKQPTGGTVKVGRTVKLAYLSQEVAELDPAWRVLEAVERVRQRVDLGKGRELSAGQLCEQFGFGKDKQWTPVGDLSGGERRRLQLLRLLMDEPNVLFLDEPTNDLDIETLTQLEDLLDGWPGSMIVVSHDRYFIERTTDTQYALLGDRTLRMLPGGVDEYLQRRARIAEAASAAAASAAPAAKPVGDTRAAKKELQKIERQLAKLEEQEAKLHAQMAEHATDFTRIAELDTRLRAVKDERDELEMRWLDLAEDV